The Sphaeramia orbicularis chromosome 15, fSphaOr1.1, whole genome shotgun sequence region GCACCTCAACAGTGACATCGTCACAGCCCCGGCCTTCTCCCTGCTCCTGGAGTTCATGTATGAGGGCAAACTGCAGTTCCAGGACCTTCCCGTAGAGGATGTGCTGGCAGCTGCCAGCTACTTACATATGTATGACATTGTCAAGGTGTGTAAGAAGCGTTTGAAGCAGAAGGCCACTGCAGAGGCAGACAGTACACGTAAAGAGGATGATGGCGGCTCCAGCTGCTCTGATAAGGCTGATAGTCTATCGGACGGCTCTACGGGCCGGCCTGCTACCGCTGATCTGCTGCacagtgatgaagaggaggaaggcaAGGCAGAGGGCGGACCGCTGTGGCTGAGGCTGCCGTCCACAGATAGATCAGGGACACCAGCCATGGCCACAGCCAGTCCAGGCCACGGTGAGGCTGAAACACAGGGTGGGGACGGGCTGGCGGAGGGAGCAAAGCTGCTGTCTCCAGCTCGTAGCCCCACAAGCTCCACGGGATCTCTGTCCCAGAGGTCTCACCGCTCCGTCAGCTCACGAACTGGGCACCGGGGCAGGAGGGTGTCAAATGATGCGGCTGACTGTGTCCTGGACCTGTCAGTGAAGCCAATTGGCAGTAGCAATCACAACAACCACCATCAGTCGTATTTCAGTGGGGCAGCAACACCAGACAGCCTCCAAAGCCCATTGGCTGTCAGGGTGAAAGTGGAGAGGGGTGTGGCTTCAGATGAGGAAGAGGAACTGGGAGGTGGGGACTACGACATGGAGCACAGCGGGCTCACCAAGGTGACGGGTCCCAGCGCCAATGGGGGCCTGACCCACCATGGGGTCGGAGGGCCTCTGTCGGCCCAGCGGAGACTCGGCCTAGAAGCGCACCTGTCAGCTCTACGCGAGGCCTCTCTGGCCTCAGAGCTGGAGCGGGAGGAGAAGGCCCCTGCCGCTGCAGATGACGAGGACATACTGGGGGGTGAAAATGAGCGCACCCAGGCTGACGCGGCCAGCATGGATAGCTCCCTGCTGCCCTATGTCTCCAATATGCTGTCAGCTCCCCACACCCAGATCTTCATGTGCCCACTGTGTAACAAGGTTTTCCCCTCCCCACACATCCTACAGCTTCACCTCAGCTCCCATTTCAGGGAGCAGGAGGGCATTCGCTCCAAACCCGCCGGAGACGTCAACGTGCCCACTTGCACCATCTGCAGCAAGACCTTCTCCTGCATGTACACGCTGAAACGTCATGAGCGGACACACTCCGGTGAGAAACCCTACACCTGCACCACCTGCGGCAAGAGCTTCCAGTACTCACACAACCTCAGCCGCCACGCCGTGGTGCACACGCGTGAGAAGCCGCATGCTTGTAAGTGGTGTGAACGGCGCTTCACACAGTCTGGGGACCTCTACCGACATATTCGCAAGTTCCATTGTGAACTGGTCAACTCGCTGTCAGTTAAGAGCGAACCGCTGGCGCTGCCCAATGTCAGGGATTGGGCGATTGAGGACAGCTCCCAAGAACTGTGGAAGTAGATAAAGACTACTGAAAGAGAGCAGAGAATGACAGAAGGGCAGAGAGGCATGGGGAGGTCAAAGGGAGGTGGCAAAGTTTGATATTCTGGGTTTAAGTGAGTCATGTTCTTGTATGTCGCAAATCTCATTCAATTGCACTTTAATAGCACATGAAAATGTTactactgattttttttgttgttgtttggggttattttgttttattctattcttatttttattttgcgtAAGCTCTGTTTGGTGGTTTTCATTGCGTCTAAGGACATGGGTCTCAGTGAGAATGTCTTGCTTTTTTTGAAGAGTTTTTACTTTGTGTTTAATCTCAGACACAACACTCCGACGCTGGCCATCATATCAGTCCCAGTTCCACAGACAGCAAACCCACGGCAGAAGTTCAGGTCGAACACACTGAAGTGAAAAAGCGTTACTATACACTAAACGGGTACTGTGATCACCACGAGTCGATAACCACCACACACACAGTTTCAAAAGGTGTGTGTGATACTGCACTACTCTGGCAAAAATTTCATCTGATGTgcgtgagtgtgtatgagtgtattttgtgtgtattaattttattttctactgGCATGGAGGTGTCGTTGGCGAAGCGCTCCCCGCTTCTCTTGTTAAGCTCTTCGGTGTTGTGTGTTAAGGGGAAagctgactgactgacagacaaaCTGATGGCACTCATGCAATGCACAGCCTCCTTTTTTCACTTCCAATCAATTTgaagtattttttaaaaatgaaaacacctttacaaattattataattaattattataattattgttattatagaaGTTTTTCTTAAATCTAGCTGGCAGTCTTTAAAACATCTCTTGTTGAAAAGGTATTTAATTTAAGGTTGTTGTATATTGTTCTACTATAGTTTTAAAACTTTATTCCTTTACAGTTTTTTAATTAATGatgatttgatgatgatgatgatgatgattactattattattattaattattattattattattattttgttactttttgtaATGGGACCTGCTGTTGTTGCATGATGTCCAAACctgtatattttaaaataaaaatgtgaatttgcTGTATTACTGTACACATTGTAATTGATCAAATATTTGACAACaggctttcttttttcttttctttgtgaaTACTACTCCAGGGTGCAGTCTGTTGAAAAACTGAATATTATTCTCACAACTATGGAAAAATGCATGAAAATTTGATTTTGTCTTATACCTTTAAGTTGTGGTTTTGCATCGGGGAGAACGTGGGTTGGAGAAATGTTTGAAC contains the following coding sequences:
- the zbtb18 gene encoding zinc finger and BTB domain-containing protein 18 isoform X3 translates to MEFPDHSRHLLQCLSEQRHQGFLCDSTVLVGDAQFRAHRAVLASCSMYFHLFYKDQLDKRDVVHLNSDIVTAPAFSLLLEFMYEGKLQFQDLPVEDVLAAASYLHMYDIVKVCKKRLKQKATAEADSTRKEDDGGSSCSDKADSLSDGSTGRPATADLLHSDEEEEGKAEGGPLWLRLPSTDRSGTPAMATASPGHGEAETQGGDGLAEGAKLLSPARSPTSSTGSLSQRSHRSVSSRTGHRGRRVSNDAADCVLDLSVKPIGSSNHNNHHQSYFSGAATPDSLQSPLAVRVKVERGVASDEEEELGGGDYDMEHSGLTKVTGPSANGGLTHHGVGGPLSAQRRLGLEAHLSALREASLASELEREEKAPAAADDEDILGGENERTQADAASMDSSLLPYVSNMLSAPHTQIFMCPLCNKVFPSPHILQLHLSSHFREQEGIRSKPAGDVNVPTCTICSKTFSCMYTLKRHERTHSGEKPYTCTTCGKSFQYSHNLSRHAVVHTREKPHACKWCERRFTQSGDLYRHIRKFHCELVNSLSVKSEPLALPNVRDWAIEDSSQELWK
- the zbtb18 gene encoding zinc finger and BTB domain-containing protein 18 isoform X2; translated protein: MHTAAGYEDGRMEFPDHSRHLLQCLSEQRHQGFLCDSTVLVGDAQFRAHRAVLASCSMYFHLFYKDQLDKRDVVHLNSDIVTAPAFSLLLEFMYEGKLQFQDLPVEDVLAAASYLHMYDIVKVCKKRLKQKATAEADSTRKEDDGGSSCSDKADSLSDGSTGRPATADLLHSDEEEEGKAEGGPLWLRLPSTDRSGTPAMATASPGHGEAETQGGDGLAEGAKLLSPARSPTSSTGSLSQRSHRSVSSRTGHRGRRVSNDAADCVLDLSVKPIGSSNHNNHHQSYFSGAATPDSLQSPLAVRVKVERGVASDEEEELGGGDYDMEHSGLTKVTGPSANGGLTHHGVGGPLSAQRRLGLEAHLSALREASLASELEREEKAPAAADDEDILGGENERTQADAASMDSSLLPYVSNMLSAPHTQIFMCPLCNKVFPSPHILQLHLSSHFREQEGIRSKPAGDVNVPTCTICSKTFSCMYTLKRHERTHSGEKPYTCTTCGKSFQYSHNLSRHAVVHTREKPHACKWCERRFTQSGDLYRHIRKFHCELVNSLSVKSEPLALPNVRDWAIEDSSQELWK
- the zbtb18 gene encoding zinc finger and BTB domain-containing protein 18 isoform X1 — translated: MYFLRQDKSTWLTGYEDGRMEFPDHSRHLLQCLSEQRHQGFLCDSTVLVGDAQFRAHRAVLASCSMYFHLFYKDQLDKRDVVHLNSDIVTAPAFSLLLEFMYEGKLQFQDLPVEDVLAAASYLHMYDIVKVCKKRLKQKATAEADSTRKEDDGGSSCSDKADSLSDGSTGRPATADLLHSDEEEEGKAEGGPLWLRLPSTDRSGTPAMATASPGHGEAETQGGDGLAEGAKLLSPARSPTSSTGSLSQRSHRSVSSRTGHRGRRVSNDAADCVLDLSVKPIGSSNHNNHHQSYFSGAATPDSLQSPLAVRVKVERGVASDEEEELGGGDYDMEHSGLTKVTGPSANGGLTHHGVGGPLSAQRRLGLEAHLSALREASLASELEREEKAPAAADDEDILGGENERTQADAASMDSSLLPYVSNMLSAPHTQIFMCPLCNKVFPSPHILQLHLSSHFREQEGIRSKPAGDVNVPTCTICSKTFSCMYTLKRHERTHSGEKPYTCTTCGKSFQYSHNLSRHAVVHTREKPHACKWCERRFTQSGDLYRHIRKFHCELVNSLSVKSEPLALPNVRDWAIEDSSQELWK